A genomic window from Gemmatimonadaceae bacterium includes:
- a CDS encoding sensor histidine kinase, whose translation MTAVITVPAYLDEQSFEQVLEQLAPLAPDAKVLVDARHTRFATPYGLTGLLCLAQSRAEKADFAPPADDEVKSYWARSAFFRYAEELYTMRGPVPRPRAQQDSDVLLEVTPIAKSEDVHEVVERVKDRATHILTNRLHLEARATMGFAMSLSEACQNIVEHAGRGGWVGVQVYNWAKRRVGRQVVVIAVADAGQGFRRSLESTRVRGLAGERWNDAAALDAAATQGFSRHSEPGRGQGLRGIKGYAHRHDGRFSIRSGTARMVFPPSWDDSLALEEGLPAFAGAQLQIIIPERAEGA comes from the coding sequence GTGACCGCCGTCATCACCGTCCCCGCGTACCTCGACGAGCAGAGCTTCGAGCAGGTGCTCGAGCAACTCGCGCCGCTCGCGCCCGACGCGAAAGTCCTGGTGGATGCCCGGCACACGCGCTTCGCCACCCCCTATGGCCTCACCGGCCTGCTCTGCCTCGCGCAGTCGCGGGCGGAGAAGGCCGACTTCGCGCCGCCGGCCGACGACGAAGTGAAGTCCTATTGGGCGCGATCGGCGTTCTTCCGCTACGCCGAGGAGCTGTACACGATGCGCGGGCCGGTCCCGCGGCCGCGCGCGCAGCAGGATTCCGACGTGCTGCTCGAGGTCACGCCGATCGCCAAGAGCGAGGACGTGCACGAGGTGGTCGAGCGCGTGAAGGACCGCGCCACGCATATCCTGACCAACCGGCTGCACCTCGAGGCCCGCGCGACGATGGGCTTCGCGATGTCGCTCTCGGAAGCCTGCCAGAACATCGTCGAGCACGCGGGACGCGGCGGCTGGGTGGGCGTCCAGGTCTACAACTGGGCCAAGCGCCGTGTCGGACGGCAGGTGGTGGTGATCGCCGTCGCTGACGCCGGACAGGGCTTCCGGCGTTCGCTCGAAAGCACGCGCGTACGCGGCCTGGCTGGCGAGCGCTGGAATGACGCCGCCGCGCTGGACGCCGCCGCCACGCAGGGCTTCAGCCGGCACTCCGAGCCCGGGCGCGGGCAGGGCCTGCGCGGCATCAAGGGCTATGCCCATCGCCACGACGGGCGCTTCTCCATCCGCAGCGGCACGGCGCGAATGGTGTTCCCGCCGTCCTGGGACGACTCGCTCGCGCTCGAAGAAGGGCTGCCGGCCTTCGCCGGAGCCCAATTGCAGATCATCATCCCCGAACGGGCGGAGGGCGCGTGA
- a CDS encoding carbohydrate kinase family protein, whose protein sequence is MTDGASAPRRRRLGVIGSFVWDVIHGRDPRRGPVEEWGGITYALSACDAALPDDWELVPLVKVGSDLAPQAREFLRTLRRVAADAQPIEVPYRNNRVELRYHTDERRSEVLSGGVPGWTWAGLQPLLRDLDALYINLISGFELDLETAQLLRQHFKGPIYCDLHSLTMGIEPDGLRTWRQIPEVAAWCACFDELQVNEDEVAMLAADPLALAATAMAAGVRRLFVTLGKRGVVYFEDAGVGRPLRTALVPATAARVDGAGDPTGCGDVWGATYFSHAVAGDSLPEAMRRACDAAARNVEHRGATGLAHHLRGELHPL, encoded by the coding sequence GTGACCGACGGGGCGTCCGCCCCGCGTCGGCGACGGCTCGGGGTCATCGGCAGCTTCGTCTGGGACGTGATCCACGGCCGCGACCCGCGCCGCGGCCCGGTCGAGGAGTGGGGCGGCATCACCTACGCGCTCTCGGCCTGCGACGCCGCCCTGCCCGACGACTGGGAACTGGTGCCGCTGGTGAAGGTCGGCAGCGACCTCGCCCCGCAGGCGCGTGAGTTCCTGCGCACGCTGCGCCGCGTGGCGGCCGACGCCCAGCCGATCGAAGTGCCGTACCGCAACAACCGGGTGGAGCTGCGCTACCACACCGACGAACGCCGCAGCGAGGTGCTCAGCGGTGGCGTGCCGGGCTGGACCTGGGCAGGACTCCAGCCGCTGCTGCGCGACCTCGACGCGCTGTACATCAATCTCATCAGCGGCTTCGAGCTCGACCTCGAGACGGCGCAGTTGTTGCGGCAGCACTTCAAGGGCCCCATCTACTGCGACCTGCACTCCCTGACGATGGGCATCGAGCCCGACGGGCTGCGCACGTGGCGGCAGATTCCCGAGGTGGCGGCCTGGTGCGCCTGCTTCGACGAGCTCCAGGTGAACGAGGACGAGGTCGCGATGCTGGCGGCGGACCCGCTGGCCCTCGCGGCGACGGCGATGGCGGCGGGCGTGCGGCGCCTCTTCGTTACCCTCGGCAAGCGTGGGGTCGTCTATTTCGAGGATGCCGGCGTGGGGCGGCCGCTGCGAACGGCCTTGGTGCCGGCCACGGCGGCGCGGGTGGACGGCGCGGGCGATCCGACCGGCTGCGGCGACGTGTGGGGCGCAACCTATTTCTCACACGCCGTCGCAGGTGATAGCTTACCCGAGGCGATGCGGCGGGCCTGCGACGCCGCCGCACGGAACGTCGAACATCGCGGGGCCACCGGCCTCGCACACCACCTCCGCGGAGAACTGCACCCGCTGTGA
- a CDS encoding ROK family protein: MTLGPLPSDRYIIGVDLGGTNVVVGALSADGGRQFAMNATPTRADLGADAVVQRIAELTERVIAETMAATGAAREHILGVGIGSPGPLDRERGVVIFTPNLGWRDFPLRQRIVDAVHLPATLDNDANCATLGEWWLGAAKGARHVVGLTIGTGIGGGLILDGRLYHGVSDVAGEVGHTTIDSTGRRCGCGNYGCLEAYASGPAIAERAREALAGGEPSTMPAMVGGDLSRLTAALVYDAAKQGDRLALEVVRETARLLGAGVANLLNIFNPDVVVLAGGVTQAGDALFEPMRAEVRRRAFKPAVEACRIVPGALQGNAGVVGAVATFAQQTGLM; encoded by the coding sequence ATGACACTCGGTCCCCTGCCCTCCGACCGCTACATCATCGGCGTCGACCTCGGCGGCACCAACGTCGTCGTCGGGGCGCTGAGCGCCGACGGCGGCCGCCAGTTCGCGATGAACGCCACCCCGACCCGCGCCGACCTCGGCGCGGACGCCGTCGTGCAGCGCATCGCGGAGCTCACCGAACGCGTCATCGCCGAGACGATGGCGGCGACGGGCGCGGCGCGCGAGCACATCCTTGGTGTGGGCATCGGCTCGCCGGGGCCGCTGGACCGCGAGCGTGGCGTCGTGATCTTCACGCCCAACCTCGGCTGGCGGGACTTCCCGCTGCGCCAGCGCATCGTGGACGCCGTGCACCTGCCGGCAACGCTCGACAACGACGCCAACTGCGCGACGCTCGGCGAGTGGTGGCTGGGCGCCGCCAAGGGCGCGCGGCACGTGGTGGGCCTGACGATCGGGACGGGCATCGGCGGCGGACTCATCCTCGACGGCCGGCTCTACCACGGCGTGAGCGACGTGGCCGGTGAGGTCGGCCATACGACCATCGACTCCACCGGACGACGCTGCGGCTGCGGGAATTATGGTTGTCTCGAGGCCTACGCCTCAGGCCCGGCCATCGCCGAGCGGGCGCGTGAAGCGCTGGCCGGCGGCGAGCCCAGCACGATGCCGGCGATGGTGGGCGGCGACCTCAGTCGGCTGACCGCCGCGCTGGTGTACGATGCGGCCAAGCAGGGCGACCGCCTCGCGTTGGAAGTCGTGCGCGAGACCGCGCGGCTACTCGGAGCCGGGGTGGCCAACTTGTTGAACATCTTCAACCCGGACGTCGTCGTGCTCGCGGGCGGCGTGACCCAGGCCGGCGATGCGCTGTTCGAGCCGATGCGCGCCGAGGTGCGGCGACGGGCGTTCAAGCCGGCCGTCGAGGCCTGCCGCATCGTGCCGGGTGCCTTGCAGGGCAACGCCGGCGTCGTCGGTGCAGTGGCGACCTTTGCCCAGCAGACGGGGCTGATGTGA
- the nhaC gene encoding Na+/H+ antiporter NhaC: MTTPTPRDPGLAQSLLPVVTLIGLLALSVFFYGDGSSSGANQIALLLAAMVGAVVGIRNGHAWADLQKGIVHGISLAMGAILILLVVGSLIGTWILAGTVPTMIHMGLSILSPSWFYAAACVICAIVALATGSSWTTAGTIGVALVGVATVQGLPLGLAAGAIISGAYFGDKMSPLSDTTNLAPAMAGTDLFTHIRHMVYTTVPSIVIALIIFAVIGFVKGGAADAPEIAVIQAQLGEQFRLGWVTLLPAVLVFGLVLKRVPAFPALMIGALVGCVWALLFQQAAVLRFVGETDLPRGLALVKGAWTAMFDGFALESGNAALDELLSRGGMSSMLNTVWLIISAMTFGAVMETTGMLQRIAAGILGAVRGTGTLVAATLGTSIGMNVIASDQYIAIVLPGRMFRAEYRRRGLRPENLSRSLEDAGTLTSPLIPWNTCGAFMATTLGVATAAYAPFAFFNLLNPLIAAAYGFAGVTITKLRPEELDAPDGAVQQ, from the coding sequence ATGACCACTCCGACGCCGCGGGATCCGGGACTGGCGCAGTCACTGCTGCCGGTCGTCACGCTGATCGGGCTCCTCGCCCTTTCGGTCTTCTTCTACGGGGACGGCTCCTCCAGCGGAGCCAACCAGATTGCGTTGCTGCTGGCGGCGATGGTCGGCGCGGTGGTGGGCATCCGCAACGGACACGCCTGGGCCGACCTCCAGAAGGGCATCGTGCACGGCATCTCGTTGGCGATGGGTGCCATCTTGATCCTGCTGGTGGTCGGGTCGTTGATCGGGACCTGGATCCTCGCCGGTACCGTGCCGACGATGATCCATATGGGCCTCTCGATCCTCAGCCCGAGCTGGTTCTACGCGGCCGCCTGCGTCATCTGCGCAATCGTCGCGCTGGCGACCGGGAGCTCCTGGACGACGGCGGGGACGATCGGCGTGGCCCTGGTGGGCGTGGCGACGGTGCAGGGCCTGCCGCTGGGCCTCGCCGCCGGGGCGATCATCTCGGGCGCGTACTTCGGCGACAAGATGTCGCCGCTCTCGGACACGACCAACCTCGCGCCGGCGATGGCCGGTACCGACCTCTTCACGCATATCCGGCATATGGTCTACACGACCGTGCCGAGCATCGTCATCGCCCTGATCATCTTCGCGGTGATCGGTTTCGTGAAGGGCGGCGCGGCGGACGCCCCGGAGATCGCGGTCATCCAGGCGCAGCTGGGGGAGCAGTTCCGGTTGGGTTGGGTGACCCTACTGCCCGCGGTGCTGGTGTTCGGGCTGGTGCTCAAGCGCGTGCCGGCATTTCCGGCGCTGATGATCGGCGCGTTGGTTGGTTGCGTGTGGGCGCTGCTCTTCCAACAGGCCGCGGTGCTGCGCTTCGTCGGCGAGACGGATCTGCCGCGCGGCCTGGCCCTCGTCAAGGGCGCGTGGACGGCGATGTTCGACGGATTCGCGCTGGAGAGCGGCAACGCCGCGCTCGACGAGCTGCTCTCGCGTGGCGGGATGTCCAGTATGCTCAACACGGTGTGGCTGATCATCTCGGCGATGACCTTCGGTGCCGTGATGGAGACCACCGGGATGCTGCAGCGGATCGCGGCCGGGATCCTCGGGGCGGTGCGCGGCACCGGCACGCTGGTGGCGGCGACGCTGGGCACCAGCATCGGGATGAACGTCATCGCGTCGGACCAGTACATCGCCATCGTGCTGCCGGGGCGGATGTTCCGCGCCGAGTATCGGCGGCGCGGTCTGCGTCCGGAGAATCTCTCGCGCTCGTTGGAGGATGCGGGGACGCTGACTTCGCCGCTGATCCCCTGGAACACCTGCGGCGCCTTTATGGCGACGACCCTCGGCGTGGCGACGGCGGCGTATGCGCCGTTCGCGTTCTTCAACCTGCTGAATCCGCTCATCGCCGCGGCGTATGGCTTCGCCGGCGTGACGATCACGAAGCTCCGCCCCGAGGAGCTCGACGCGCCGGACGGCGCGGTGCAGCAGTAG
- a CDS encoding glycosyltransferase, with the protein MRISVIFSTYEQPKWLEKVLWGFEAQTYRDFEVLIADDGSSAPTQEVIARVGAAVRYPITHVYQEHDGFGKCRILNKAIARASGEYCFFTDGDCIPRADLLAVHAANARRGHFISGGYLKLPMATSEAITKDDILAGRATDYAWLRAHGTPWSRRLARLKWGPRVAAALDAITPTGATFNGHNASVFTDDLVAVNGFDERLQWGGLDREIGERLENLGVTGRQFRHRALVVHLDHPRGYKNAAGIAANRAIRDEVAAQKLTRASLGLDQYLSR; encoded by the coding sequence ATGCGCATCTCGGTGATCTTCAGCACCTACGAACAGCCCAAGTGGCTGGAGAAGGTGCTGTGGGGATTCGAAGCGCAGACGTATCGCGACTTCGAGGTGCTCATCGCCGACGACGGGTCCTCGGCCCCGACGCAGGAGGTCATCGCGCGCGTCGGCGCGGCCGTGCGGTACCCGATCACGCACGTGTACCAGGAGCACGACGGCTTCGGGAAGTGCCGCATCCTGAACAAGGCCATCGCCAGGGCCAGTGGCGAGTATTGCTTCTTCACCGATGGCGACTGCATTCCGCGGGCCGACCTGCTCGCGGTGCACGCGGCGAATGCGCGGCGCGGGCACTTCATCTCCGGCGGCTACCTCAAGCTGCCGATGGCCACCAGCGAGGCCATCACCAAGGACGACATCCTGGCCGGGCGGGCGACGGACTACGCGTGGCTGCGTGCCCACGGCACGCCGTGGAGCCGGCGCCTGGCGCGTCTCAAGTGGGGGCCGCGAGTGGCCGCCGCGCTCGACGCCATCACCCCCACCGGCGCGACCTTCAACGGCCACAATGCCTCGGTGTTCACCGACGACCTCGTCGCAGTCAACGGATTTGACGAGCGCTTGCAGTGGGGGGGGCTCGACCGCGAGATTGGCGAGCGCTTGGAAAACCTCGGAGTGACCGGGCGGCAGTTCCGGCACCGGGCCTTGGTGGTGCACCTGGATCATCCGCGCGGCTACAAGAACGCGGCTGGGATCGCGGCCAACCGCGCCATCCGGGATGAAGTGGCAGCGCAGAAGCTCACGCGCGCGAGTCTGGGCTTGGACCAGTACCTCTCGCGCTAA
- a CDS encoding PPC domain-containing protein: MSRLNGRWMFAAVVGLTFAAVPALAQRGQPARPATPQASSQATARPIRFGEAVNGTLASSDPKFGGRGAFHTYRFDAKADKHYIITLDAPDFDAWLWVARIVGGLSEELAQDDDGGEGTNSRLRFRPPAAGSYIIVAQSLSEEGLGPYTVRVEETDPPPPPTATTIEIGATVRGELTDASPIREEDGGAPYDLYNVSGRGQRVRILMRSESFDAYLHVLKVMGPSQEQVATDDDSGGGTDSRITLTLDGDYVIIARSLGASGRGEYSLSVTEAEEVRVVQRPIAVGQTMSGVLSEGDPELDDGGYFHEYVVDARAGDRFRITLRSGDFDSYLRWGTKSDGIFTEIATDDDSGGDLDSQLEVRVERAGTYVIRASALGSGSTGAYALTLERAP, encoded by the coding sequence ATGTCGCGTCTCAATGGCCGGTGGATGTTCGCAGCGGTTGTCGGTCTGACGTTCGCCGCCGTCCCGGCGCTGGCACAGCGGGGCCAGCCGGCGCGGCCGGCGACGCCGCAGGCATCGTCGCAGGCCACCGCGCGCCCGATCCGCTTCGGCGAGGCGGTCAACGGCACCCTCGCGTCCAGCGATCCCAAGTTCGGGGGTCGCGGTGCGTTCCACACGTATCGCTTCGATGCCAAGGCCGACAAGCACTACATCATCACGCTCGATGCGCCGGACTTCGACGCCTGGCTCTGGGTGGCGCGTATCGTCGGCGGGCTGAGCGAGGAACTGGCGCAGGACGACGACGGCGGCGAGGGGACGAACTCGCGCCTGCGCTTCCGGCCGCCGGCCGCCGGCAGCTACATCATCGTGGCGCAGTCGCTGTCAGAAGAGGGGCTCGGGCCGTACACGGTCAGGGTGGAAGAGACGGATCCGCCGCCGCCGCCGACGGCAACGACCATCGAAATCGGCGCGACCGTCCGCGGTGAGCTGACGGACGCGAGCCCGATCCGCGAGGAGGACGGGGGCGCGCCCTACGACCTCTACAACGTGAGCGGGCGCGGCCAGCGTGTACGCATCCTGATGCGTTCCGAGAGCTTTGACGCGTACCTGCACGTGCTCAAGGTGATGGGGCCAAGCCAGGAGCAGGTGGCCACGGACGACGATAGCGGCGGTGGCACGGACTCGCGCATCACCCTCACGCTCGACGGCGACTACGTGATCATCGCGCGCTCCCTCGGCGCCAGCGGCCGCGGGGAGTACTCGCTCTCGGTCACGGAGGCCGAAGAGGTGCGGGTGGTGCAGCGCCCGATCGCCGTGGGCCAGACGATGAGCGGCGTGCTGTCCGAGGGCGACCCCGAGCTCGACGACGGCGGCTACTTCCACGAGTACGTCGTCGACGCCCGTGCCGGCGACCGCTTCCGCATCACCCTGCGCTCCGGGGACTTCGATTCGTACCTGCGCTGGGGCACCAAGTCGGACGGCATCTTCACGGAGATCGCGACGGACGACGACAGCGGCGGCGACCTCGACTCGCAGCTTGAGGTGCGCGTCGAGCGCGCCGGCACCTACGTGATCCGCGCCAGCGCGCTCGGCAGCGGCTCCACCGGCGCCTACGCCCTCACGCTGGAGCGCGCACCGTAG
- the lepA gene encoding translation elongation factor 4, giving the protein MTPPSLIRNFCIVAHIDHGKSTLADRLIEATGMLQKREMKAQVLDTLDLERERGITIKLNAVRMSYDAKDGTTYELNLIDTPGHVDFTYEVSRSLAACEGAILVVDASQGIQAQTLSNLFLAMDAGLEIIPILNKIDLPGAEPEKRRQEVVDLIGCAPEDILLVSAKEGLGIPELLEEVVKKVPPPRGNPDGPLRALIYDSYYDKYRGAIPSVRVVDGTLKKGMQITFGTSESVYEVLDVGYNQMRQVPAKQLTAGEVGYVVASVKSVKETRAGDTIFDAENKATQPLPGYQAVRSFVFAGIFPTDTQQYEDLRDALEKLQLNDASLNYTPETSTALGFGFRCGFLGLLHMEIVKERLEREFDLDLVTTVPSVEYHVKKTDGEEILVENPALMPPASVIDYIEEPYVKARIMVPTDYIGPIMTLGTDRRGEYKGMNYIDTTRVEIDWEFPLGEIILDFFDKLKSISRGYASLDYEMLGYRKSDLQRLDMLINGDPIDAFSVIVHVDKAYEWGRKVADKLKDLIPRQLFEVAIQAAIGQKVIARSTVKALRKDVLAKCYGGDISRKRKLLEKQKEGKKRMKQVGSVEIPQEAFLAVLQVE; this is encoded by the coding sequence GTGACCCCGCCGTCCCTGATCCGCAACTTCTGCATCGTCGCCCACATCGACCACGGGAAGTCCACCCTGGCCGATCGCCTCATCGAGGCCACGGGGATGCTGCAGAAGCGTGAAATGAAGGCCCAGGTGCTCGATACGCTCGACCTCGAGCGCGAGCGCGGGATCACGATCAAGCTCAACGCCGTCCGGATGTCCTACGACGCCAAGGACGGCACGACCTACGAGCTGAACCTGATCGACACGCCGGGGCACGTGGACTTCACCTACGAAGTCTCGCGCTCGTTGGCCGCCTGCGAAGGGGCCATCCTCGTGGTGGATGCCTCGCAGGGCATCCAGGCGCAGACGCTGTCGAACCTGTTCCTGGCGATGGACGCGGGCCTCGAGATCATTCCGATCCTCAACAAGATCGACCTGCCCGGCGCCGAGCCGGAGAAGCGACGCCAGGAAGTCGTGGACCTGATCGGCTGTGCGCCCGAGGACATCCTCCTCGTGAGCGCCAAGGAAGGCCTGGGCATCCCCGAGCTGCTCGAGGAAGTCGTCAAGAAGGTGCCGCCGCCGCGCGGGAATCCCGACGGGCCGCTGCGCGCGCTGATTTACGACTCCTACTACGACAAGTACCGCGGCGCCATTCCCAGCGTGCGCGTGGTGGACGGCACGCTCAAGAAGGGAATGCAGATCACCTTCGGCACCTCGGAGTCGGTGTACGAAGTGCTCGACGTCGGCTACAACCAGATGCGCCAGGTGCCGGCCAAGCAGCTCACGGCCGGCGAGGTCGGCTACGTGGTGGCCAGCGTGAAGTCGGTGAAGGAAACTCGCGCCGGCGACACGATCTTCGACGCCGAGAACAAGGCGACGCAGCCGCTGCCCGGCTACCAAGCGGTGCGCTCGTTCGTCTTCGCCGGCATCTTCCCCACCGACACGCAGCAATACGAGGACCTCCGCGACGCGCTTGAGAAGCTGCAGCTCAACGACGCCTCGCTGAACTACACGCCCGAGACTTCCACCGCACTGGGCTTCGGCTTCCGCTGCGGCTTCCTCGGCCTCCTGCATATGGAGATCGTGAAGGAGCGACTCGAGCGCGAGTTCGACCTCGACCTCGTCACGACCGTGCCCAGCGTGGAGTACCACGTGAAGAAGACCGACGGCGAGGAGATCCTGGTCGAGAATCCGGCGCTGATGCCGCCCGCCTCGGTGATCGACTACATCGAGGAGCCGTACGTGAAGGCCCGCATTATGGTCCCGACGGACTACATCGGGCCCATTATGACGCTGGGCACCGACCGCCGCGGCGAGTACAAGGGGATGAACTACATCGACACCACGCGCGTGGAGATCGACTGGGAGTTCCCGCTCGGCGAGATCATCCTCGACTTCTTCGACAAGCTGAAGTCCATCTCGCGCGGCTACGCGTCGCTGGACTACGAGATGCTCGGCTACCGCAAGAGCGACCTGCAGCGCCTCGATATGCTCATCAACGGCGACCCGATCGACGCCTTCAGCGTGATCGTGCACGTGGACAAGGCCTACGAGTGGGGCCGCAAGGTCGCCGACAAGCTGAAGGACCTGATCCCGCGGCAGCTCTTCGAGGTGGCCATCCAGGCGGCGATCGGCCAGAAGGTCATCGCGCGCTCGACAGTGAAGGCGCTGCGCAAGGACGTGCTCGCCAAGTGCTACGGCGGCGACATCAGCCGCAAGCGCAAGCTCCTCGAGAAGCAGAAGGAAGGCAAGAAGCGGATGAAGCAGGTGGGGTCAGTCGAGATCCCGCAGGAAGCCTTCCTCGCCGTGCTGCAGGTCGAGTAG
- a CDS encoding pyrroloquinoline quinone-dependent dehydrogenase, with protein MSSSLRVLAACWLIASAAAGAQTDEWPTYGRDPGGSRFAPHRQINTENVSRLTVAWRFNTGELEPGGRSFEATPILVDGTLFLVTPLGRVFALDPVTGSERWRFEAKVSPRAGFGDFTSRGVSTWLDSSASVGTVCRRRIIVATVDARLLALDAASGRPCTGFGRSGTVSLRAGLRNRPFEVAEYEVTSPPAIVNGTIIVGSAIADNNRVEAASGEVRGYDARTGALKWTWDPVPQHRNDPAYASWRGDRAHRTGAANAWSVIAADPARDMVVVPTSSPSPDYFGGRRLGRNDYANSVVALRASTGEVLWHFQTVHHDLWDYDNASPPALVDLTIEGRSVPAVLQATKTGMLFVLHRETGEPLVPVEERPVPASDVAGEEAWPTQPFSTLPPLSPHRLDATMAFGLNDSARRACAERIAALRNEGIFTPPSLRGTLAFPSNIGGAHWGGVAWDATRGWAIVPVNTIAAFIQLIPADGTDFDSLRRAASARGEQVNRLRETPFLQVRGLLLGGDRVPCSPPPFGELVAVDIAARRIAWRVPLGDATGFNPDLKDGLGSPNLGGAIVTAGGVAFIAATLDSKLRAFDVATGRELWSADLPAGGKATPMTYVGADGRQYVLISAGGDGGSFGRGDAVMAFVLPR; from the coding sequence ATGTCCTCCTCTCTTCGCGTCCTCGCAGCCTGCTGGCTCATAGCGTCGGCCGCGGCCGGGGCCCAGACCGACGAATGGCCGACATACGGTCGCGACCCCGGCGGGAGTCGCTTTGCGCCGCATCGGCAGATCAACACCGAGAACGTCTCGCGTCTCACCGTGGCGTGGCGGTTCAACACCGGCGAACTCGAGCCCGGGGGTCGATCCTTCGAGGCGACTCCCATTCTCGTGGACGGCACGTTGTTCCTCGTGACGCCACTCGGCCGAGTCTTCGCGCTAGATCCTGTGACCGGCAGCGAGCGCTGGCGGTTCGAAGCGAAGGTGTCGCCGCGCGCGGGGTTCGGCGACTTCACCTCGCGCGGCGTCTCGACCTGGCTCGACTCGAGCGCGAGCGTGGGGACCGTCTGCCGCCGTCGCATCATCGTCGCCACGGTGGACGCGAGACTGCTCGCGCTGGACGCCGCGTCCGGACGGCCCTGCACGGGTTTCGGACGGAGCGGCACGGTGTCGCTGCGCGCCGGCCTACGGAACCGTCCGTTCGAGGTCGCCGAGTACGAAGTCACCTCGCCGCCGGCAATCGTCAACGGGACGATCATCGTGGGCTCCGCGATCGCGGACAACAATCGCGTGGAAGCCGCGAGCGGTGAGGTGCGTGGCTACGACGCCCGCACTGGCGCGCTCAAGTGGACGTGGGATCCGGTGCCGCAGCATCGCAACGACCCCGCGTACGCCAGTTGGCGAGGGGATCGGGCGCATCGCACGGGCGCGGCCAACGCGTGGAGCGTCATCGCGGCAGATCCGGCGCGCGATATGGTCGTCGTGCCGACGAGCTCCCCCAGCCCAGACTACTTCGGCGGCCGTCGCCTCGGCCGGAACGATTACGCCAACTCGGTGGTCGCATTGCGCGCGAGCACCGGCGAAGTGCTTTGGCACTTCCAGACGGTGCACCACGACCTCTGGGACTACGACAACGCATCGCCGCCGGCGCTGGTCGATCTCACGATCGAGGGCCGCAGCGTTCCTGCGGTGTTGCAGGCGACGAAGACCGGAATGCTCTTCGTGTTGCATCGCGAGACGGGTGAACCGCTCGTGCCCGTCGAGGAGCGACCGGTGCCGGCGAGCGACGTCGCCGGCGAAGAGGCCTGGCCCACGCAGCCGTTCAGCACGCTGCCGCCGCTGAGCCCGCATCGCCTCGACGCGACGATGGCGTTCGGACTGAATGACAGCGCGCGCCGAGCCTGCGCGGAGCGCATCGCCGCGCTGCGGAACGAGGGCATATTCACGCCACCAAGCCTGCGCGGGACACTCGCATTTCCCTCGAACATCGGCGGCGCACACTGGGGCGGCGTGGCCTGGGATGCCACGCGCGGGTGGGCGATCGTGCCCGTAAACACCATTGCGGCGTTCATCCAACTCATTCCAGCAGACGGTACCGACTTCGACTCGCTTCGTCGGGCCGCGAGCGCGCGCGGCGAACAAGTGAACCGACTTCGCGAAACGCCGTTCTTGCAGGTTCGCGGACTGCTGCTCGGCGGTGATCGCGTCCCCTGCTCGCCGCCGCCGTTCGGCGAGCTGGTTGCCGTGGATATCGCCGCGCGACGCATTGCGTGGCGCGTGCCCCTCGGCGATGCCACAGGCTTTAACCCAGACCTCAAGGACGGACTCGGGTCACCGAACCTCGGCGGCGCGATCGTCACCGCCGGCGGCGTGGCATTCATTGCTGCGACGCTGGACAGCAAGCTCCGCGCCTTCGACGTCGCCACGGGTCGCGAACTGTGGAGCGCAGACCTGCCTGCGGGCGGCAAGGCCACGCCAATGACGTACGTCGGCGCGGACGGGCGACAGTACGTGCTGATCAGCGCCGGTGGAGATGGGGGGAGTTTCGGGCGCGGCGATGCGGTGATGGCGTTCGTGCTGCCGCGCTAG